A segment of the Vibrio sp. YMD68 genome:
AAGGGAACAGAGAAAAGGTGCAAAAATCGTTGGATGACGAAGGCTTTTTCTTGCAACTGCCACCACCGCAAGAGAATTTGCTCGATAAATATAAAGAACAAAAAGCACAACAAAAATAGTGCGATGATTGCTCAAGGAGGGCAGTTTGAAAAAAATTCTATCAGTAATACTAGGTTTAGGTTTGTCATGCTCGGCAATAGCCAATGAATTGAGTTTTGAACAATACGTTGAGAAGTTAAAGGAAGAAGCGATAGAGCAGGGCATTTCGCCTGACATGGTCACTCGCGCTTTTGAAAAGGTTGCTTTCAAGCCTCGAGCAGTAACGGCTGATAGAAACCAACCAGAGAAAAAACTCACGCTGGACGAATACATCCCAAGAGCGGTTCCTGATTGGAAAGTGAAACAGGCGAAAGACTTATACAACAAACACTATGCCGAGCTTAAGCGTATTGGAGATGAGTATGGTGTGCAGCCACAGTACATTGTTGCTTTGTGGGGTGTTGAGAGTAACTTCGGTAAATTTACCGGTAATTACAGTGTCATTGATGCATTAACCACACTGGCGTACGAAGGGCGCAGAGAAGCGTTCTTTCGTAAAGAAGCAATGGCGGCATTAACCATTTTAGATGAAGGCCACATAACCCCTGAAGCGATGAAAGGCTCGTGGGCGGGAGCGATGGGTCAGTGCCAGTTTATGCCAAGTTCGTTCTTGGCTTTTGCTGCAGACGGTAATGGTGATGGAAAGAAAGACATCTGGAATACAAAGGCTGATGTGTTCGCATCAACAGCTAATTACTTAAGCCAATCTGGTTGGGATGACAGCTACACCTGGGGGCGTCAAGTTCAGGTTCCAGAATCGGTGGATATCGAGTTGCAAGGCCGATCTGCCGATAAAGGCAAGTATATTCAGCAATGGAGTGAGCTAGGAATCACTCGATATGACGGCAGCCCATTACCCAAGCTCGATACCGATATTAAAGCATGGTTAATTATGCCTGATGACTATAAAGGCCGTACTTATCTGGTCTACAACAATTATAACGTTCTTATGAAGTGGAACCGATCTTACTACTTTGCGCTCGCAGTGAGCCACTTAGCAGACCGTATTAAGTATTAAAAGTACGTCAAACGGAAAAGGCTCCTATGAAGGAGCCTTTTTATTGATATGGAGCATCTTGTTATCGAGCCCTGCTTCTATCGTTTATGTCTCTAGATAGCTTATGTATCTAAATAGCTTATGTATCTAAATAGCTATGAGCTTACTTTTGAGCTTACTTTTCAGTATGGAATTGCTCACAAGCAATCATCGTATTTTCAATAAGGCTGGCAACGGTCATAGGGCCGACTCCACCGGGTACTGGAGTGATGTAGCTAGCGTTTTCTTTTGCTGCATCGTATTCCACATCGCCAACAAGCTTGCCTGACTCTAAGCGGTTAATACCGACATCAACCACAATCGCGCCTTTCTTAATCCAAGCGCCAGGAACAAAGTTGGGTTTACCCACCGCCACGACGACGACATCAGCTTGTCGTACATGCCCTTTAAGATCTTTGGTAAAACGATGACAAGTTGTTGTCGTACAACCTGCCAACAAAAGCTCTAATGTCATCGGTCGGCCAACAATATTTGATGCCCCAACAACAACGGCATGTTTACCGCGAAGATCGATATTGTAACGATCGAGAAGCGTGATAATACCTTTTGGTGTGCATGAGCGTAGTTTAGGAATACGCTGAGCCAAGCGACCGACGTTGTATGGGTGGAAACCATCGACGTCTTTTTCAGGAATGATGCTTTCAAGAACATGGGTCGCATCGATGCCCGCAGGAAGAGGCAGTTGAACCAGAATACCATCAATTTCAGGATCATTGTTTAGCTGTTCAACCAGTGCAAGCAATTCACTTTCAGAGGCCGTCGGTGGCAGGTCGTAAGACTTAGATACGAACCCAACTTCTTCACAGGCGCGTCGTTTGCTGCCTACATAAACCTGAGAGGCAGGGTCTTCACCCACGAGCACTACAGCAAGCCCTGGAGCCCTTAAACCGGCATTCACTCGTGCTTTTACACGGGCTGAAACTTCTGAGCGAACGGTTTGAGAGATAAGTGTTCCGTCGATATTTTGAGCAGTCATGACGTTCCTTTATTCTGATAGTCAATTCTTATAAAACTATTGTCGCAGAATTTACGGTTAACATCCATAAGCAAACGTTTGCGTCTGGCGTGAATTGTGGTTTTTATAGCCGCATGACTCTTTTTTAAACACTTAACCAACAAAGTGGAATAAACCCATTGCTTTACTCATTTCTATTCGTATAATTCTTTCCTGTAGCGCGCCCTTAGCTCAGCTGGATAGAGCACGTCCCTTCTAAGGATGTGGTCAGAGGTTCGAATCCTCTAGGGCGTGCCATATTCTATAAGGCCTGACAGCTTATTAAGTTGTCAGGCCTTTGTCGTTTCTGGCGCCTACACTCATTTGGCGTCTGCACTCAATTGTAGCCAAGTATGTAGTCAAGTCAGCTCATTGCTAGAAAGGCCTACATGAGATTCTTGAACGCCTTGCTGATCTTTTGTAGCGCGATGTTATCAAGTAGCGGATGAATAGAAGCGGCTGATACCAACACAATATCCACGGATGGCAACGGAGGCATATCGTCTAGGATCTTAAGGTCATTGGACACGCTTATCTTGCCCATTGCTCCTATCCCCATTCCTTCCCTAACAATAGCGCGTTGAGCGGATGCCGTATTGCAGCACGCCAGTAATTGATAGGCAGTCCCGCGTTTTATTAATCCGTCGACCGCCGCTGCGTGGTAATTGCAGTCTGATTGAAACAGCGCCAACGGGATAGGTTTGGTGTCGTCGATAGAAAAGTCGTGATGTGAAATCCAAACCCCTTGATCTCGTGCAAGCCAATACCCTTCTTCGCTCTCGGCTGACCGAGTGAGAATCGCGGCATCTAGCTTTCCTTCATCAAGCCATTCTCTTAGCGTTAAACTGGGTTGACTGAACACTTGTATGGAACAAGTCGGTTCAGACTCTTGAAGTAAACGAATCACTTTTGGCAGAATACTGTCGTTGTAATCTTCAGGACACCCAAGGCGAAGTGGGTGTTTGTTTTTGTAGCGTTTCACTTGTTTAAGAGCGGTATTATGCATGTTAACCAACTGCTCTGCATGACCTCTAAGGGCGAGCCCAGCTTCACTCAACACGAGGTTTCGCCCTTCTTTTTCGAACAACTTAACACTGAGCTCATCTTCCAGTTTTCGCATTTGAGCGCTAAAAGCGGATTGAGTACGGTTAATCTGTTTGGCCGCTCGAGTAAAGCTGCCAGTGTCGCCAAAGGCGAGAAAACTCTTTAGCGCATCAAAGTCCATGTTGAATGTTTATCCATCGGTTTTATAAATAGGTTCTATCGAAACTATCCGTTAGTTATTCAGAAAACAATCCCCTAAGCTGAGTTTTCTAACCAAAGGTACAGGCAGGAGGCCTAGATGAAACTCATTATCGGTAACCAAAATTATTCAAGCTGGTCATTACGTGCATGGCTTATATTTGCTCAATACGATGTGGATATTGAAGTCTCGAAACTAAAACTTTACACCGAAGAGTTCTATCAAAAGCTTAGTGGTGTCACTCCTGCAGGTAAAGTCCCTGTGCTGATAGATAATGGGGTGTCCATTTGGGATTCTCTTGCTATTTTGGAATACGTGAATGAAACTTTTCTCGAAGGGAAAGCGTGGCCTGAAGATAGATATTTGAGAGCTCAAGCCCGCGCCGTTTCTGCTGAAATGCACTCGGGATTCATGAGTTTACGTAGTGAGCTACCGATGAATTGCCGAGCCAATAAAAAAGTGGAACTGAGCCGTGAGGCGTTAAATGAAATAGCTCGGGTCGATCAGCTATGGTCGGCACAAATGGCGCAAAACCCTAGTGGGTGGCTGTTCGGTGAGTGGTCCATTGCCGATGCGATGTTTGCTCCTCTCGCCCTCCGTTTTCAGTCGTATGGTGTTGAGTTATCTACTGAGGCTAAACAATACCAAATTAAAGTACTAAACAGCTCTGCAGTGAAACGTTGGCTTGATGAAGCCAATGAAGAAACTGAGGTGTTAAAAGCAGCAGAACGATAAGTAATATTGTCCTGAATATATCTTTTAAAGCCGTTTTATCCCTCTAGAGTAGTGGGTAAGAATAGCAGGTAAGGGTAGTAAGTAAGAGTAGTAGGTACCAGGCATGACGGGTGGTCAAATAAATGATCATCATTGTTTAGCATGGAAAGATACGTAAGGATTGCTCTTCTGAACGATGGGGCAGCCATGCCTGATAATTGTCATTTTTAGGTAATGATAATCAATTGCATTTGAGGTGGATTAAATTTACTCTAGGCACTTCTTCGCTCTATCGACTTCTTCTTATGCATCAAGATTTAACCATGAATCAATTGTTTGAATTTTCTAAGCAGATAACGCCTTACCTTGCTGGAAAATTAGAATCGCTACCCAATAACCCACAACAATACGGCATTATTCATTTTGATCACAACAGCAGTCTGCTTATTCAAGATCTCTATGAAAACATCGCAAAAAATACGCCTGAAGCGGGTAATGCGTACTGGTTAACGCGAACATGGGATTTGCTGTGTTGGCAGCCACTGTATCTTGCGTTTGTCTCTGTTTATGCTTGTCAGGCACTGCCAGATCTTAAGCGTATCGCTCAGTTTGCTCAAAATGATTTTGTTGCTGGTTACCAATTTGAAACGTCTGATCACATTCATGGCGACCAAAGTACATTGATAGCGTTAGCAGGCCAAGATTTACAAACGTTGTTTGAGCATTACCGACATGAAATGAGTGAATGGACGAGAATTCGACCGGGATTTACCCATCATCTGTTAGCCGATGGAATACTACGCTGCATTATAAAGCTGCATAAGTACTCCCCTGAACTGACGAATCATTACCTGCTTGAACAAGCGAAATTATGGCTAGCTGCATGTCGCCTTCCTGAACAATTGACTCAATCTTTAAGCGTTGACCCTGCCACCAATGAATTGAAGTTTGTTCGAACCAGCTGTTGTTTGGTCTACAAATGTGCAGGGCGGAAACTGTGTTCCGACTGCCCGAGAGCGATTGAAAATAAGAGAGTTCCTAACGGTAAGACAGTCTCTAACAGAAAAAAGTCTACGCTCTAGTTCGTGTCGGTTTGAGTCGTTTTTTTCAACCGAGAAATGATCACGATAGAGAAAGACAGAAACACGCAAATGGCGATGGGGTAGCTGGGTGACAGTGTGGAGGTCACTGCCAACAAAGACGCCAATCCATACCCTAATGTATGCGACATAGAGATATAGCCAGCCGTCACACCGGGGGCGCTTTGATTCGTTTGAGTTGCCATTGACGTATAGGCAGGAACAAGTAACGCTGCGCCGAATGAACTGATCGCCATACCGATAGGGAACGCCCAAATACTGCTGCCTAAAAACAATACAAATCCGAAGGTGAGACACACAGCACCGAGTTTGAACATCTTCATTAGATCGAGTTTTTTCTTCTTAATCACCAATACCTGAGTCAGTAACGTAACGGCTGCGCTAATGGTCAGCAACACACCAATCGAGTCACTGATTTTGTCGGTAGTCCATTTTGTCACGGAACCAATGAGTGGTGAGAAACTGTATTGTAGAAGTGCAATGACCGCGCAAAGCAACAGGCCAGAAAGCAGAAACGGCCAGAGGGAGAACAAGGGCTGCCAACGTGAGCAGATTGCCTCGTTAGATGCGAGCGCGGGGTGTTTTGTGGGGAGTACCTGTGATTCTGGCTTGGGTTTAGGCAGTAAAAGAGAGCACATCAAAGCAATCAACGGAAACACAATCATAATCAACAGTGGTGCGTACACATTTACTTTGAGTAAAAGAATGGACAGAAGTGGCCCAGCTAATCGGCCAGTACTTAACCCAATACTCACGGAAGTAATGGCTTTTAATCGATTTTCTGATCCGCATAAGATAATGGCCCAATGCTGACTGGCAGGAACCATCCCCGCGACCGTGCAACCATAGACAACGCGAGCGGCAATTAACCCGACCAAACAGTAGATCGCTAGCGAAGGCTGGTGACGACTCAAGACGGTAAATAACCACAGAAGAAAAAAGCTCACGCTCATGCCAACTAAAGCTTGAATGACCACTGTCTTCGGCCCATTTCTGTCACTAAAACGTCCCCAAAAAGGCGCGGCGGGGAGAAACAGAAAACTTCCAATGGCAATGACGATAGACCAAACCGGTAAAGAAAATGCGGATTGCTCAATAAGAAATGGTAAAGAGACGAGCAGACCATTCTGACCAATTCCCATCAAAGATGCGATTAATCCAATGAAGGTTAACTGTATGTTTTTATTTTCTATTATCACAGGTTTTATCATTGAATGGAGAGTTCGTTTATTGAGGCGTTCGCTATCTTACCAATGTTTAATCGATATGAAAATCATTATCATTTGCATTGTTGTGTGGTAAAATTCAACGCATTCTCGTGACCACTGATTGTTTCTTCTCATGTATCAATTACTCAATACGTCGTTTGAAATCGATGAAAAAAAAATTCTTCAGCCGACAACCTTGAATTTCCAATCGGGAAAAGTCACCACCCTATTGGGGCACAATGGATGTGGTAAATCGACGCTGATCAAGCTACTCAGTCGCCAAAACAAACCTGCCCGCGGTCAAGTACTGCTGAATGGTGAAAGTGTCGAACTTTTATCGAGCCAGCAGTTTGCATTGAATGTGGCGTACCTTCCTCAGCATCCACCCATCACCGATGGTGTGACGGTAAGAGAACTCGTTTGTTTCGGACGTTACCCCTGGAAGGGCGTATTTGGTCGCTACAGCAAAGCCGATTATCAGTTGGTGGATGATGCAATTAGAAAAGTGGGTCTAGAACCTTTTTCCGGCCGTTATGTGGCAACATTATCAGGTGGTGAAAGGCAAAGAGCTTGGGTGGCGATGCTGTTAGCACAACAAAGTCAGTGCTTGTTACTTGATGAGCCGACGTCGGCACTGGATGTGGCTCATCAACATGAATTGTTAGCATTAATTCGAGATTTAAACCAAACACTAGGGCTAACCGTGATCATGGTGTTGCACGATATCAACATGGCGGCCAAGTTTAGCGATGAGATTATTGCATTGCATTCTGGTCAGGTTATTGCACAGGGAACCCCCAACGAGTTAATGACCCCTGACGTATTACAGCAGA
Coding sequences within it:
- a CDS encoding glutathione S-transferase family protein, whose amino-acid sequence is MKLIIGNQNYSSWSLRAWLIFAQYDVDIEVSKLKLYTEEFYQKLSGVTPAGKVPVLIDNGVSIWDSLAILEYVNETFLEGKAWPEDRYLRAQARAVSAEMHSGFMSLRSELPMNCRANKKVELSREALNEIARVDQLWSAQMAQNPSGWLFGEWSIADAMFAPLALRFQSYGVELSTEAKQYQIKVLNSSAVKRWLDEANEETEVLKAAER
- a CDS encoding LysR family transcriptional regulator, whose amino-acid sequence is MDFDALKSFLAFGDTGSFTRAAKQINRTQSAFSAQMRKLEDELSVKLFEKEGRNLVLSEAGLALRGHAEQLVNMHNTALKQVKRYKNKHPLRLGCPEDYNDSILPKVIRLLQESEPTCSIQVFSQPSLTLREWLDEGKLDAAILTRSAESEEGYWLARDQGVWISHHDFSIDDTKPIPLALFQSDCNYHAAAVDGLIKRGTAYQLLACCNTASAQRAIVREGMGIGAMGKISVSNDLKILDDMPPLPSVDIVLVSAASIHPLLDNIALQKISKAFKNLM
- a CDS encoding ATP-binding cassette domain-containing protein → MYQLLNTSFEIDEKKILQPTTLNFQSGKVTTLLGHNGCGKSTLIKLLSRQNKPARGQVLLNGESVELLSSQQFALNVAYLPQHPPITDGVTVRELVCFGRYPWKGVFGRYSKADYQLVDDAIRKVGLEPFSGRYVATLSGGERQRAWVAMLLAQQSQCLLLDEPTSALDVAHQHELLALIRDLNQTLGLTVIMVLHDINMAAKFSDEIIALHSGQVIAQGTPNELMTPDVLQQIYGMELALFQHPQTGLPISYVP
- a CDS encoding MFS transporter, with amino-acid sequence MIKPVIIENKNIQLTFIGLIASLMGIGQNGLLVSLPFLIEQSAFSLPVWSIVIAIGSFLFLPAAPFWGRFSDRNGPKTVVIQALVGMSVSFFLLWLFTVLSRHQPSLAIYCLVGLIAARVVYGCTVAGMVPASQHWAIILCGSENRLKAITSVSIGLSTGRLAGPLLSILLLKVNVYAPLLIMIVFPLIALMCSLLLPKPKPESQVLPTKHPALASNEAICSRWQPLFSLWPFLLSGLLLCAVIALLQYSFSPLIGSVTKWTTDKISDSIGVLLTISAAVTLLTQVLVIKKKKLDLMKMFKLGAVCLTFGFVLFLGSSIWAFPIGMAISSFGAALLVPAYTSMATQTNQSAPGVTAGYISMSHTLGYGLASLLAVTSTLSPSYPIAICVFLSFSIVIISRLKKTTQTDTN
- the folD gene encoding bifunctional methylenetetrahydrofolate dehydrogenase/methenyltetrahydrofolate cyclohydrolase FolD, with amino-acid sequence MTAQNIDGTLISQTVRSEVSARVKARVNAGLRAPGLAVVLVGEDPASQVYVGSKRRACEEVGFVSKSYDLPPTASESELLALVEQLNNDPEIDGILVQLPLPAGIDATHVLESIIPEKDVDGFHPYNVGRLAQRIPKLRSCTPKGIITLLDRYNIDLRGKHAVVVGASNIVGRPMTLELLLAGCTTTTCHRFTKDLKGHVRQADVVVVAVGKPNFVPGAWIKKGAIVVDVGINRLESGKLVGDVEYDAAKENASYITPVPGGVGPMTVASLIENTMIACEQFHTEK
- a CDS encoding siderophore ferric iron reductase, translating into MHQDLTMNQLFEFSKQITPYLAGKLESLPNNPQQYGIIHFDHNSSLLIQDLYENIAKNTPEAGNAYWLTRTWDLLCWQPLYLAFVSVYACQALPDLKRIAQFAQNDFVAGYQFETSDHIHGDQSTLIALAGQDLQTLFEHYRHEMSEWTRIRPGFTHHLLADGILRCIIKLHKYSPELTNHYLLEQAKLWLAACRLPEQLTQSLSVDPATNELKFVRTSCCLVYKCAGRKLCSDCPRAIENKRVPNGKTVSNRKKSTL
- a CDS encoding lytic murein transglycosylase; this translates as MKKILSVILGLGLSCSAIANELSFEQYVEKLKEEAIEQGISPDMVTRAFEKVAFKPRAVTADRNQPEKKLTLDEYIPRAVPDWKVKQAKDLYNKHYAELKRIGDEYGVQPQYIVALWGVESNFGKFTGNYSVIDALTTLAYEGRREAFFRKEAMAALTILDEGHITPEAMKGSWAGAMGQCQFMPSSFLAFAADGNGDGKKDIWNTKADVFASTANYLSQSGWDDSYTWGRQVQVPESVDIELQGRSADKGKYIQQWSELGITRYDGSPLPKLDTDIKAWLIMPDDYKGRTYLVYNNYNVLMKWNRSYYFALAVSHLADRIKY